The DNA sequence ACCGCATCGTCGTCGCCGTGGGGCGGTGACGCGAAGAAGCCGGCGTCGTACCCGGTCTCGATGATGGCGCAGTACGAGTTCGCCGCGAAGGGCGCGCGCGGCCCGGTGAAGCTGCACTGGTACGACGGTGGCCTGCTGCCGCCGCGGCCCATGCACCTCCCCGACGACGTGAACCTCAACGGTGACGGCGGCGGCATCTTCATCGGCACCAGGGGCATCATGGTCTACGACACCTACGGGGCGAACCCGCGCGTCTACCCGGCCGCGACGGCCGCGGCCGCCGAGGCGGTGCCGAAGACCCTCGCGCGCATCACCACCTCGCACGAGCAGAACTGGTTCGACGCCTGCAAGGGTGTCGGGACCGCCACGTCGCCGTTCGAGTATGCGGCACCGCTGACCGAGGTGATGCTGCTCGGCCTGGTGGCCCTGAAGGCGGGCCAGGGCAAGAAGATCTACTATGACGGCGACGCGATGCGCGTGACCAACATGCCCGAGGCCAACGCCTTCCTCACGCGCGAGTATCGTGCGGGATGGAGCCTCTGAGCAGGCGGCTGGGAGTCGGCTTCGTCGGCGCGGGATTCAACACGCGGTTCCACGTGCAGGCGTTCCGCGCGGTGCGGGACGCCGACGTGCTCGGCGTGTGGAGCCCGCGCCGCGAGAGTGCCGAGAGTGTGGCAGCGCTCGCGCGTGAGCTCGATGTGGGCGCCTGCAAGGCGTACGCGTCGATCACGGCGATGGTCGCCGACCCGGCCATCGAGGCGATCTGGCTGAGCGGGCCGAACCAGGCTCGCATCGAGAACATCGAGGAGATCGTCGAGGCGATCCGCAGCGGGAAGGGCACGCTGCGTGGCCTCGCCTGCGAGAAGCCGCTGGCGCGCAACGTCGCCGAGGCGAAGCGCGTGTGCGAGCTTGTCGAGAGCGTGGGGCTGAAGACGGGCTACCTCGAGAACCAGCTGTTCGGCCCGCACGTCGAGACGGGGCACAAGCTGCTGTGGGCGCGCGGCGCGGCCACCACCGGGCGCCCGTACCTCGCGCGTGCCGCCGAGGAGCACAGCGGGCCGCACACGCCGTGGTTCTGGACCGGCGCACTGCAGGGCGGTGGCACGCTCACCGACATGATGTGCCACTCCGGCCTGCTGATCCGGCACCTGCTGACGAAGCCGGGCGCCCCGCTCTCGTCGGTGAAGCCGGTGAAGGTCACCGCGCACATCGCGAGCCTGAAGTGGTCGCGCCCGCACTATGCCGAGATCCTGCGGAAGAACGGCGTGACGGTGGACTACACGAAGACGCCGTCGGAGGACTTCGCGAGCATGCACGTGGAGTTCCAGACCGATGACGGCCACACCGTGCTCGGCGAGGCCACCACGTCGTGGAGTTACGTCGGGCCCGGGTTGCGCCTCAGCGCCGAGCTGCTCGGCCCGGAGTACTCGATGCAGTGGAACTCGCTCAACTCGGGGCTCAACCTGTTCTTCAGCCGCGAGGTGAAGGGCGCCGCCGGTGAGGACCTGGTGGAGAAGCAGCAGGCGGAGACGGGCGTGATGCCGGTGGTGCCCGCCGAGCAGCTCGTGTACGGTTACGAGGGCGAGGACCGGCACTTCGCCCGCGTGTTTCTCGGGCTCGAGGAACCGAAGCTCACCTTCAACGACGGACTGGAAGTGGTGAAGCTCCTGATGACGGCGTACCAGAGCGCGGAGCAGGGGCGCACCATCGACTACCCCGGCGAGAACCTCGACACGTTCACGTCGGCGGTGTCGCGCTACGAGTGGCAGCGATGAGCGCACGCAGGGCAGGGTTGGCGGTGCTCGCCGTGGCGGCACTGGCGGCCTGCGCGGGTGGCAAACCGGCTGCGGCCGACTCGTCCGCGCCGGCTGCCGTCGCCGCGACCGGCATTTCGGTCGACACCGCAGGCTGGGTT is a window from the Gemmatimonadaceae bacterium genome containing:
- a CDS encoding Gfo/Idh/MocA family oxidoreductase — protein: MEPLSRRLGVGFVGAGFNTRFHVQAFRAVRDADVLGVWSPRRESAESVAALARELDVGACKAYASITAMVADPAIEAIWLSGPNQARIENIEEIVEAIRSGKGTLRGLACEKPLARNVAEAKRVCELVESVGLKTGYLENQLFGPHVETGHKLLWARGAATTGRPYLARAAEEHSGPHTPWFWTGALQGGGTLTDMMCHSGLLIRHLLTKPGAPLSSVKPVKVTAHIASLKWSRPHYAEILRKNGVTVDYTKTPSEDFASMHVEFQTDDGHTVLGEATTSWSYVGPGLRLSAELLGPEYSMQWNSLNSGLNLFFSREVKGAAGEDLVEKQQAETGVMPVVPAEQLVYGYEGEDRHFARVFLGLEEPKLTFNDGLEVVKLLMTAYQSAEQGRTIDYPGENLDTFTSAVSRYEWQR